The Dioscorea cayenensis subsp. rotundata cultivar TDr96_F1 chromosome 7, TDr96_F1_v2_PseudoChromosome.rev07_lg8_w22 25.fasta, whole genome shotgun sequence genome includes a region encoding these proteins:
- the LOC120264341 gene encoding putative pentatricopeptide repeat-containing protein At1g56570, which translates to MFYHITKKVPFRKFHYDANFSKVSTVTNTKLITDYFYQGFPAKARQVFDEMPHRDLVTWTSMISGYTSNAYHSDALALFRDMLAAGVTPNAFTLSSVIKACKGMDLQTSGEMLHAQAVKHGVDRQEYVENSLLDMYAMCGRSMSEARAVFDCLMEKSVVSWTTMIAAYTHHGDGHAGIHLFRQMIQEGVELNQFVCSIVIRACASIKNRILGKQMHAATVKSGHDKVLPVGNSIVDMYCRCMSLLEAEQYFNEMHEKDLITWNTMISGFEQAIPQVALSLLIKMGSNDVTPNCFTYTSIASACANMAVLNCGRQVHGTIIRRGFVGNLQMGNALVDMYAKCGSIGDSQKVFNEMSRKDLISWTSLINGYGIHGYGKEAVELFDEMIISGIEPDSVAFMGVVSACSHAGLIEEGLKYFNLMKTEYNVLADREVYGCVVDLLGRAGKLTEAYELIQRMPFKPDESIWGALLGACKMHKNAKLGKIAAEEILNLKPKGAKTYVILSDIYGSCKQWDEFAETKKLIKETGSKKEAGMSWIELRDEVCSFVVGDTISPYTVSIYKTLRVLSKHMNDSGVVSDFNALQHNFEPVTR; encoded by the exons ATGTTTTACCATATTACCAAGAAGGTCCCATTTAGGAAATTCCATTATGATGCCAATTTTTCAAAAGTCTCAACGGTAACAAACACGAAGCTCATCACAGACTACTTTTATCAAGGCTTTCCCGCCAAAGCCCGCCAAgtgttcgatgaaatgccacACAGAGACCTTGTCACTTGGACTTCAATGATCTCAGGCTACACATCCAATGCTTACCACTCTGATGCATTGGCTCTGTTCCGAGACATGCTTGCTGCCGGAGTGACCCCCAATGCCTTCACTTTGTCCAGTGTCatcaaagcatgcaaaggaatGGACTTGCAAACTAGTGGGGAAATGCTACATGCCCAAGCAGTGAAACATGGTGTTGATCGACAAGAGTACGTCGAGAACTCATTGCTCGATATGTATGCAATGTGCGGTCGTAGTATGTCGGAGGCCCGTGCcgtgtttgattgtttgatggAGAAAAGTGTGGTTTCTTGGACGACGATGATTGCTGCATACACTCACCATGGTGATGGACACGCAGGAATTCATTTGTTTCGGCAAATGATTCAG gAAGGAGTTGAATTGAATCAATTCGTTTGTTCTATCGTTATCCGGGCTTGTGCTTCGATTAAGAATCGAATACTGGGGAAGCAAATGCATGCTGCAACGGTGAAGTCCGGGCACGATAAGGTTCTCCCGGTCGGGAATTCTATTGTTGATATGTATTGTAGGTGCATGAGCCTTTTAGAAGCAGAGCAATACTTCAATGAGATGCATGAAAAGGACTTGATCACTTGGAATACCATGATTTCCGGGTTCGAGCAAGCTATCCCTCAAGTAGCATTAAGTTTACTGATCAAGATGGGATCGAACGATGTTACTCCAAATTGCTTTACTTATACCAGCATTGCATCTGCCTGTGCAAACATGGCTGTTCTAAATTGTGGACGACAAGTTCATGGAACTATAATTCGAAGAGGATTTGTAGGAAACCTTCAAATGGGCAATGCATTAGTAGATATGTATGCAAAGTGCGGAAGCATTGGTGACTCGCAGAAagtcttcaatgagatgtctcGGAAAGACTTGATATCGTGGACATCTCTAATCAACGGATATGGTATTCATGGATATGGTAAGGAGGCGGTAGAATTGTTCGACGAGATGATTATTTCAGGTATTGAACCAGATTCAGTAGCTTTCATGGGTGTTGTGAGTGCTTGTAGTCATGCAGGGTTAATAGAGGAAGGTTTGAAGTACTTTAACTTAATGAAGACCGAATATAATGTTCTCGCCGATAGAGAGGTTTATGGTTGTGTCGTAGATCTTCTTGGGCGTGCCGGGAAGCTTACAGAGGCTTATGAGTTGATACAGAGAATGCCATTCAAACCTGATGAATCGATTTGGGGTGCTCTTCTTGGAGCTTGTAAGATGCATAAAAACGCGAAATTAGGGAAAATAGCTGCCGAGGAGATCTTAAATTTAAAGCCGAAAGGAGCTAAGACATACGTTATACTCTCAGACATATATGGATCTTGCAAGCAATGGGATGAGTTTGCAGAGACAAAGAAACTAATAAAAGAGACAGGAAGTAAGAAAGAGGCGGGAATGAGTTGGATTGAGCTGAGGGACGAGGTTTGCAGTTTCGTCGTTGGTGATACTATCAGTCCATACACCGtatcaatttataaaactcTCCGAGTTTTGTCCAAGCACATGAATGATTCCGGTGTCGTATCTGATTTCAATGCTCTACAACATAATTTCGAACCAGTGACTCgataa